One segment of Acidianus sp. HS-5 DNA contains the following:
- a CDS encoding AbrB/MazE/SpoVT family DNA-binding domain-containing protein → MEEVVIKKVDEQGRIVIPKEWRTRFNTDEFIMVLKDDKIEIYPKVSNLSKLIDSVEVDELTDDWHELKRKIYRL, encoded by the coding sequence ATGGAAGAAGTGGTAATAAAAAAGGTCGATGAGCAAGGGAGAATTGTTATACCAAAAGAGTGGAGGACAAGGTTCAACACTGACGAATTTATCATGGTTTTAAAAGACGATAAGATAGAGATTTATCCTAAAGTCTCTAATCTCTCTAAGCTAATAGATAGTGTAGAAGTCGACGAGTTAACAGATGATTGGCATGAGCTCAAACGTAAAATTTATAGACTCTAA
- a CDS encoding RAMP superfamily CRISPR-associated protein: protein MVSYLFRLYFKPTSPILIGGIREGTVTYFLDEGGQKVIPFSSWKGAFKRVTELVAKSCNDPIIKSHLNDDHEDPPTRAEAEKIAKICGEQCSGDKLKDIKCRGYDCGYLFSSGRVYKREDVVDTVSKFLAYIQCPIEGIYGSKSFAGKVVFSDSVISSSELLQLTRTTIDRETWTVKEGHLYTEELLLPEKIEVKVLLRNPSEKEMKLWKETLDFIEKLGLQIGNGKSKGQGLLNLDAEESTFRKVEGTKISEEENIKKL, encoded by the coding sequence ATGGTCTCATACCTATTTAGGCTGTATTTCAAGCCAACTTCACCAATTTTAATAGGTGGGATAAGGGAAGGTACTGTCACTTACTTCCTAGACGAGGGAGGACAGAAAGTAATACCGTTTAGCTCTTGGAAAGGTGCTTTCAAGAGGGTTACTGAGTTAGTTGCTAAATCTTGTAACGACCCAATAATAAAGTCCCACTTGAACGACGACCACGAGGACCCACCAACTAGGGCTGAGGCTGAAAAAATTGCGAAAATTTGCGGTGAACAGTGCAGTGGAGATAAACTAAAAGACATAAAATGCAGGGGTTACGACTGCGGTTATCTGTTCTCCTCAGGGAGAGTATACAAAAGAGAAGATGTTGTAGACACTGTTTCCAAGTTTTTAGCTTACATCCAGTGCCCTATAGAAGGAATCTACGGTTCGAAGTCGTTTGCAGGAAAAGTAGTTTTCTCTGATTCAGTAATCTCTTCCTCAGAGCTTCTCCAACTCACCAGAACCACTATAGATAGGGAAACCTGGACAGTGAAAGAAGGTCACCTTTACACTGAAGAGCTACTTTTACCTGAGAAGATAGAGGTCAAAGTGCTATTAAGAAACCCGAGTGAAAAGGAAATGAAACTGTGGAAGGAGACTTTAGACTTTATTGAGAAGTTGGGTTTACAAATAGGTAACGGAAAAAGCAAAGGACAAGGTTTATTGAACCTAGATGCAGAAGAGAGCACTTTCAGGAAGGTTGAAGGGACTAAGATAAGTGAAGAAGAGAATATAAAGAAACTGTAG
- a CDS encoding RAMP superfamily CRISPR-associated protein, whose protein sequence is MIIKVRAKALSSLTVGGNTSIGSVDIAFNELGIPGSSVKGAMRTAISKAIEEGEVKDYTSCGEIEPSKMKDCDVCKVFGKPNQEGIVNVHGVMITPDAVLTRVSIRDENLKAKEGSLFKQEVVKPNTEFEFEVEVKDSASCKEIRLVLLSLFYLRLWRLGRGGMIDLKVENLPPANCDFSDLESLKRWLWS, encoded by the coding sequence ATGATAATAAAGGTAAGAGCTAAGGCTTTAAGTTCCCTAACAGTTGGTGGGAATACGTCAATAGGCTCAGTAGATATAGCATTTAACGAGCTCGGCATACCTGGGTCTTCGGTCAAAGGTGCAATGAGGACTGCCATAAGTAAGGCAATTGAGGAAGGTGAAGTTAAGGACTATACTTCCTGCGGGGAAATAGAGCCCTCAAAAATGAAGGACTGTGACGTTTGCAAGGTCTTCGGTAAACCTAACCAAGAGGGAATAGTAAACGTCCACGGGGTTATGATTACCCCTGACGCAGTGCTTACTAGAGTTTCAATAAGAGACGAAAACCTGAAGGCAAAAGAAGGGTCATTATTTAAGCAGGAAGTTGTAAAGCCTAACACTGAATTCGAGTTTGAAGTAGAGGTCAAGGACTCTGCATCTTGTAAGGAAATAAGGTTAGTCTTACTTTCCCTATTTTACTTAAGGCTTTGGAGGTTAGGTAGGGGAGGCATGATAGACCTCAAAGTAGAGAACCTTCCTCCTGCTAACTGCGATTTTTCAGACTTAGAAAGCTTAAAGAGGTGGTTGTGGTCATGA
- a CDS encoding type II toxin-antitoxin system VapC family toxin translates to MSSNVKFIDSNVFIYAILKPKKPLDEKIFKIKEKAKVILLKINNGEEKVLTTVVHVSEIANIIESLSNLTTSIEVVENILNSSNIIVEGITASDYSIAVRVSKEKNVSVNDALAYVIMQKRGINEIYTFDEKHFRRLGVTIL, encoded by the coding sequence ATGAGCTCAAACGTAAAATTTATAGACTCTAACGTGTTCATTTACGCAATTTTAAAACCAAAGAAGCCTTTGGACGAGAAAATATTTAAGATAAAAGAGAAGGCAAAGGTAATTCTGTTAAAGATTAATAACGGCGAGGAAAAAGTGCTTACTACTGTAGTCCACGTGTCTGAAATAGCTAATATAATTGAGAGCTTATCGAATTTAACTACATCAATAGAAGTAGTAGAGAACATCCTAAATAGTAGTAACATAATCGTCGAGGGCATTACCGCAAGCGACTATTCAATTGCAGTCAGGGTTTCAAAAGAGAAGAATGTAAGTGTTAACGACGCACTAGCTTACGTAATAATGCAAAAACGCGGTATTAATGAGATTTATACATTTGATGAAAAACACTTTAGAAGGCTAGGAGTAACTATTCTGTAA
- a CDS encoding CRISPR system precrRNA processing endoribonuclease RAMP protein Cas6, with the protein MFTSYALTLKLKYGRTYNNFTGKISKIILLSEFPELEILFKPTKGFLKPVHVSPIIGKEGAVYAYYEKGVLKEAKIDGEYKIKVGIPEEMSRAFEEKVKEVLNVKTRVKMEGSMLEYTITNVEREKIEVKDRFKLCFSPTVLSNPFIINRDFRKFLPTPSVTFWIPYAIMKGKNNVNMEDIKVIEESITETWKSRIKTMWIPYDTAKEPVLVGKVEYRLLKNDEETKKIIETALILGVGSSRASGFGHVEVC; encoded by the coding sequence ATGTTTACAAGTTATGCCCTAACCTTAAAGTTGAAATATGGAAGAACCTACAATAATTTTACTGGAAAAATAAGTAAGATAATCCTACTCTCAGAGTTCCCGGAACTGGAGATCCTTTTTAAACCCACAAAAGGATTTTTAAAGCCAGTACACGTCTCGCCCATAATCGGAAAAGAAGGAGCAGTTTACGCTTATTACGAGAAGGGGGTACTAAAGGAGGCGAAAATAGACGGCGAATATAAAATAAAAGTAGGGATCCCAGAGGAGATGTCAAGAGCGTTTGAAGAAAAAGTAAAGGAAGTGTTAAACGTAAAGACTAGGGTAAAAATGGAAGGCAGTATGTTGGAGTACACAATAACAAACGTAGAGAGGGAGAAGATAGAGGTAAAGGACAGGTTCAAGCTATGCTTTTCTCCTACCGTTTTATCAAACCCCTTCATAATTAACAGGGACTTCAGGAAGTTCCTTCCAACACCTTCTGTTACGTTCTGGATACCTTATGCAATAATGAAGGGGAAGAATAACGTAAATATGGAAGACATCAAAGTCATTGAAGAGAGCATAACTGAGACGTGGAAGAGCAGGATAAAGACCATGTGGATACCTTACGACACTGCAAAGGAGCCGGTACTGGTAGGGAAAGTAGAGTACAGGTTACTCAAAAACGATGAAGAGACAAAGAAAATAATTGAGACTGCGTTAATCTTAGGAGTAGGTTCCTCAAGGGCTAGCGGTTTCGGGCACGTAGAGGTGTGCTGA